The sequence cTTTGGCATACCTATCACCCCTGTCATACAACTCATTGAGGTTTTTGACTGGTTGAACTTCTAACGAGTTGTAAATTCCAAACTCATCGTAATACATTGCATTTTTATATGCCTCTATTACGAATCCCTCTTCCACTTTTACAATTTCATTAACTTCCTGACAAAACCTCCTATTAAAATCAAAAAGACTTTCGCCAGGCTCTCTGTGCAAGAGGAATAAATGACTTCTCTCTTTTTTGATTCCGAGGTTAATCTTGTATTGATCGAAAAACACATCTGAAAGCATCCCGAAACTCCTAATTGAATTTGACTCTAATTGTGAGAACCAAGTTAGAGCCTTACCCGTCAAGGTCATTGGAAAGGTTCTACATAGTAGCTCGTCGCTGAAGCTCCACAAACTCATTGGGGCTTGAAATCATTGGACGTGCTCCATTGGATTTCCATTGCGTCCGTCGAAAAACTCCTTGAATTGAGGCTGGTTGAAATTCGAGGGTGGGCGGTAGCGCCTTATCTTTTCAACAAATGGGGAGTCCATCGATTTTTTCATTGATAAAATTTGTTTCTCTTCATCTTTAGATTGCTTTTGGGCTAACAGCTCACCAATCATTTCACTAAGCCTTATTTTGATGAGTTCTTCGCCTCTCACCGAGTCTCCCTCAGTTTCTCTGCGGATCCGCTCATTCCTGACAGACTCCTTTCTCCTTTTAGAAAGGTCTTTATCACGTCTAGACCTCTTCGAGTGATCATCATTGATATTATCATCCCTTTGTCTATGTTTCTTGCGACTTGATATGGTTCACCTATCTTGCTCGGTCGTGCAATAATGATCATCATCGGGCACATAAcgatcataaaaatcatcatcatgGTGATCACGACTTTGATAAACGTTCCTGACATCCTCGCTTCTTCTTGCATCATTTTGACTGAGCCGACGATCGTCAAGAACTTCGTCCCCTATGTGTGGGTCGTATCGTTCTCGATGAGCACGACGATTTGACCTATTACTTTCAGAATGTGGAATAGCTGCTTCTTCAAGCTCCTTTCTTTTCTCCAATGCAACCTTGAGTCGCTTGTTTTCCCTTTCCAATTCCTGGAAACGCTCACGTAACGTCAAGTCGATAGGAGTCACCCGAGGATTGTTAACTTGTGCAGCTGGTGGGTTG comes from Papaver somniferum cultivar HN1 chromosome 7, ASM357369v1, whole genome shotgun sequence and encodes:
- the LOC113295849 gene encoding uncharacterized protein LOC113295849, which codes for MSLWSFSDELLCRTFPMTLTGKALTWFSQLESNSIRSFGMLSDVFFDQYKINLGIKKERSHLFLLHREPGESLFDFNRRFCQEVNEIVKVEEGFVIEAYKNAMYYDEFGIYNSLEVQPVKNLNELYDRGDRYAKAEKEKKAKLSRTTKRYLAEIQTEKNNGYANRTLKELASHKLDQQ